One part of the Patescibacteria group bacterium genome encodes these proteins:
- a CDS encoding DNA methyltransferase: MIILSNEDNMKLMSRYEDNHFDLAIVDPPYGILNKTKRGGDNKFNMAEYSKWDVKPNDKYFNELFRVSKNQIIWGGNYFGQIWTRCKYNRCFIIWDKNQPESLNNFSMAEMAWTSLDLPSKIFRYSVRKNRNKIHPTQKPIELYEWILKLFAKKGDKILDTHLGSGTIAVACDKMGFDLTACEISKSYFEKAINNIKEHNPNIKIEKIKKIDSNITIMSR; encoded by the coding sequence ATGATTATATTGAGCAACGAGGATAACATGAAACTAATGTCTAGATATGAAGATAATCATTTTGATTTGGCTATTGTTGATCCGCCATATGGAATATTAAACAAAACAAAAAGAGGCGGAGACAATAAATTCAATATGGCCGAGTATAGTAAGTGGGATGTGAAACCTAATGATAAATATTTTAACGAACTTTTTAGAGTGTCAAAAAATCAGATTATTTGGGGCGGCAATTATTTTGGTCAAATTTGGACAAGATGTAAATATAATAGGTGCTTTATAATTTGGGATAAAAATCAGCCTGAAAGCTTAAATAATTTTTCAATGGCTGAAATGGCTTGGACATCATTAGACCTTCCGTCTAAAATATTTCGTTATAGTGTTCGAAAAAATAGAAACAAGATTCACCCGACTCAAAAGCCTATTGAGTTATATGAATGGATTTTAAAGCTGTTTGCTAAAAAAGGAGATAAAATTTTAGACACGCATCTAGGCAGTGGGACCATTGCCGTGGCGTGCGATAAAATGGGGTTTGACCTCACTGCTTGTGAGATAAGTAAGAGTTATTTTGAAAAAGCTATCAATAATATTAAAGAGCATAACCCTAATATAAAAATTGAAAAAATCAAGAAGATAGATTCAAACATCACCATAATGAGCAGGTAA
- a CDS encoding Shedu immune nuclease family protein: MKIIKKAENGVEYLFGLLKQKSQTITRAVLWKIPHKSDVNDLRLKIGRYKKIGFEPETLECSSPKSELTLDNEEFKELLVFLSENYQPFCDGAKKYIPIENGFDPKDLEHIKAIFKNPDKEKLLNFIAENNILPEDLIHGLQHQTRKKAIAEFEKMLSDDLSEKVWQDWFKDNSWVLGTDFVKILDERHIDTSNISDYLMQAYDGFLDIIEIKKPETNLKFWSTSKDHDNYIPSSDLTKAITQATKYIYEVERESNSLKFTERVGIKTIKPRCVLIFGRSSDWDNEQKEAYRILNSNYHNLTILTYDHVLDRAKRILDYKPDAPENPQIIGELPEELFEEEVDARNIPF; encoded by the coding sequence ATGAAGATTATAAAAAAAGCCGAAAACGGGGTAGAATATTTATTCGGTTTATTAAAACAAAAATCCCAGACCATCACAAGAGCGGTGTTATGGAAAATTCCACATAAATCGGATGTCAATGATTTGCGATTAAAGATTGGTAGATATAAAAAAATTGGTTTTGAGCCGGAAACTCTAGAATGTAGCTCGCCGAAAAGCGAGCTTACTTTAGACAATGAAGAATTCAAAGAACTCCTTGTTTTTTTATCTGAAAATTATCAGCCTTTCTGCGATGGTGCTAAAAAATATATACCAATTGAAAATGGTTTTGACCCAAAAGATTTAGAACATATTAAAGCTATATTTAAAAACCCCGATAAAGAAAAACTTCTCAATTTTATCGCAGAAAATAATATATTGCCTGAAGATTTAATACATGGTTTACAACATCAGACAAGAAAAAAAGCCATCGCAGAATTTGAAAAAATGTTAAGTGATGATTTGAGTGAAAAAGTGTGGCAAGATTGGTTTAAAGATAATAGCTGGGTTTTGGGGACTGATTTTGTTAAAATTTTAGATGAGCGGCATATTGACACGAGTAATATCTCAGATTATTTAATGCAAGCCTATGATGGCTTTTTGGATATTATAGAAATAAAAAAGCCTGAAACAAATCTAAAATTTTGGTCTACTTCAAAAGACCATGATAATTATATTCCGTCATCTGACCTCACCAAAGCTATTACTCAAGCGACTAAATATATATACGAGGTAGAGCGAGAATCTAATAGCCTAAAATTTACTGAAAGAGTAGGAATAAAGACGATTAAACCGAGATGTGTTTTAATTTTTGGTAGGTCTAGTGATTGGGATAATGAACAAAAGGAGGCGTATAGGATTTTAAACTCTAATTATCATAATTTAACGATTTTGACTTATGACCATGTTTTAGACAGGGCAAAAAGAATATTAGATTATAAACCGGATGCGCCTGAGAATCCTCAAATTATTGGGGAATTACCAGAAGAATTATTTGAAGAGGAAGTAGATGCAAGAAATATTCCATTTTAA
- a CDS encoding efflux RND transporter periplasmic adaptor subunit has protein sequence MTSSILEESQKAKRSGWKKIISNRFFISGLLLLVVGLSSYFYYSSQRQANSMVASQQRAVVKREDLKIAIEASGKVVARDGVELSFPVSGNLEVSEVYVKEGDKVKKGDKIASVKTESLEFELRNAYASYQSALANFNSKKAAPTQSEVDKAKAAIDQAKISLDQAKISLEKTRSSVNQQIANAEMGLETASNNLKIFQDTGDSEIIRDAYTSLLSTIKAVNLTAHRVLNDSDAVLGIDNTAINDSFESVLGAKNTSSLSSARSSYQRAKSLQLSLDNSVASLINSNYSALDAAAAKAEEALVALQNHLFDMQNLLDATITFVDFSQSELDGFKATLSSNRSSINSSITNLSTAQQAVRNAKSNLNAYQIAYNKALNDLSTTKSQGENDLSTANASVNSRQISLKQAQIDYNDLIAPVSETDLASARAQLASAAISVDRAKYNMEQATMISPIDGVVSMLNYKQGDTILSDGAKSMATIINNDTLFIEANIEESDISKLQVGQKAIVTFEAVDGLELVGELSFISLTSETNSNGIVTYLVRVLLSQPGEKIREGMTAAVEFITAGKENVLTIPVSAVRNISGQPSVETADGRVVNVTTGFTDGKKVEITSGLEEGVAIVY, from the coding sequence ATGACTTCATCAATTTTAGAAGAAAGTCAAAAAGCCAAGCGGAGTGGCTGGAAGAAAATAATCAGTAATAGATTTTTTATTAGCGGCTTATTATTACTTGTAGTCGGTCTATCCTCATATTTTTATTATTCTAGCCAACGCCAGGCAAACAGTATGGTAGCTAGCCAGCAGCGAGCCGTTGTTAAACGTGAGGATTTAAAGATAGCGATTGAAGCCAGTGGTAAAGTGGTGGCTCGTGATGGCGTGGAATTATCTTTTCCGGTAAGTGGCAACCTGGAAGTAAGCGAGGTTTATGTCAAAGAGGGAGATAAGGTGAAAAAGGGCGATAAAATCGCCTCAGTTAAGACTGAAAGTCTAGAATTCGAATTACGCAACGCTTATGCCAGTTATCAATCAGCCCTAGCAAATTTTAATTCCAAGAAAGCCGCTCCTACTCAGAGCGAGGTTGATAAAGCTAAGGCCGCTATTGACCAAGCTAAGATATCTTTGGACCAGGCAAAAATTAGTTTGGAGAAAACAAGGTCAAGTGTTAACCAACAGATTGCCAACGCAGAGATGGGTTTAGAAACAGCTAGTAATAATCTTAAAATTTTTCAAGATACTGGTGATAGCGAAATTATTCGTGACGCTTATACCAGTTTACTCTCGACTATCAAAGCTGTTAATCTAACAGCTCACCGTGTTCTTAATGATTCTGACGCGGTTTTAGGTATTGATAATACAGCCATCAATGATAGCTTTGAATCGGTCTTAGGGGCTAAAAATACTTCTTCTTTAAGTAGTGCTCGCAGCAGTTACCAGCGAGCGAAATCTTTACAGCTATCACTTGATAATTCAGTGGCTAGCTTGATTAACTCTAATTATAGCGCCTTGGACGCCGCGGCCGCCAAGGCCGAAGAAGCCCTGGTTGCCCTGCAGAATCATCTTTTTGATATGCAAAACTTGTTAGATGCGACTATTACTTTTGTGGATTTTTCCCAATCAGAATTAGATGGGTTCAAGGCGACCCTCAGTTCTAATCGTTCCAGCATTAACTCTTCTATTACTAACTTAAGCACCGCGCAGCAAGCTGTTCGTAATGCTAAGAGCAACCTTAATGCTTATCAGATCGCTTATAATAAAGCTCTTAATGATTTAAGTACTACCAAGAGCCAGGGAGAAAACGATCTGAGCACCGCCAACGCTTCAGTTAATTCCCGACAGATATCTTTAAAGCAGGCCCAGATTGATTATAACGACCTGATAGCGCCAGTCTCAGAAACTGACTTAGCTTCAGCTCGTGCTCAATTAGCTTCGGCCGCTATCAGTGTTGACCGAGCCAAATATAATATGGAACAGGCGACCATGATTTCTCCGATCGACGGTGTCGTTTCCATGTTAAATTATAAGCAGGGCGATACTATCTTAAGTGATGGCGCTAAGTCGATGGCAACTATAATCAATAACGATACTTTATTTATTGAAGCTAACATCGAAGAATCAGATATTAGCAAGTTGCAGGTCGGTCAGAAAGCAATAGTTACTTTTGAGGCTGTCGATGGTCTGGAATTGGTCGGCGAATTGAGCTTTATTTCTCTGACCTCGGAAACCAATTCTAATGGTATAGTCACTTATTTAGTTCGTGTATTACTCAGCCAACCCGGAGAGAAGATTAGGGAGGGGATGACAGCGGCGGTTGAATTTATTACCGCTGGCAAAGAAAACGTGTTAACTATACCAGTTTCCGCCGTCAGAAATATCAGTGGCCAGCCTTCAGTCGAAACTGCTGACGGCAGGGTTGTTAACGTCACCACCGGTTTTACCGATGGCAAAAAGGTTGAGATTACGAGTGGGTTGGAAGAGGGTGTAGCTATTGTCTATTAA
- a CDS encoding ABC transporter ATP-binding protein, protein MRDNLAIKLESAYKSYYLSNGEEVPVLKGINLEVERGEFVVIMGESGCGKTTLLNIIGCLHPLTRGRYFLNGEDIGAVKDDFTLAFIRNRRMGFVFQQFNLFSRFSAIKNVALPALYAGQPADKRINKARQLLQSVGMGKKLGYKPTELSGGQQQRIAICRALVNDPEIILADEPTGALDSKSGLEVMDIFRDLKRQGRTLVMVTHTSAVARYADRIIYLRDGQVLSADYTLKGDY, encoded by the coding sequence ATGAGGGATAATTTAGCAATAAAATTAGAGTCAGCCTATAAGTCTTATTATTTATCTAATGGAGAAGAGGTCCCAGTACTTAAAGGTATAAATTTAGAAGTAGAAAGGGGCGAATTCGTTGTTATTATGGGCGAATCGGGTTGCGGGAAGACCACCCTGCTTAATATTATTGGCTGTCTTCATCCTCTGACCCGCGGTCGTTATTTTTTAAATGGAGAAGATATTGGTGCCGTGAAAGACGATTTTACTTTAGCTTTTATCCGTAACAGAAGAATGGGTTTTGTTTTCCAACAATTCAATCTTTTTAGTCGTTTTTCTGCTATTAAAAATGTCGCTTTACCAGCTTTATATGCTGGTCAGCCAGCTGATAAGAGAATTAATAAGGCACGCCAGCTCCTGCAGTCAGTCGGGATGGGTAAAAAGTTGGGTTATAAGCCCACTGAATTATCCGGGGGGCAGCAGCAACGAATTGCAATCTGCCGCGCTTTAGTCAATGATCCAGAAATAATCTTAGCGGACGAACCTACCGGGGCCCTGGATTCTAAATCGGGCTTAGAAGTAATGGATATTTTTAGAGACCTTAAAAGGCAAGGTCGCACGTTGGTCATGGTTACGCATACCTCCGCTGTAGCCAGATACGCCGATCGAATAATATATTTGCGTGATGGCCAAGTTCTCAGCGCTGATTATACATTAAAAGGAGATTATTAA
- a CDS encoding ABC transporter permease codes for MKWEIVKMAAESLLAKKTRTLLSMLGIIIGVATVIAVFAVGRGAQESVNSQFRNLSANSILIMPNRGRGFTSSSKLKTADAELLLGAAHISSAAGAIMGNLGVSYGSVDKNYSVVGVDQNFTKIFNLNIDSGRTISEEDIQNRSLVAVIGSTVASDLFVSDNNFTGKEITIAGKKVEIIGVLKKIGSRVGMISVDEAIILPSATAEKSFLGDRGQVIISAQVDNLSNTGLATSSITSLLRTEHKLKISQEDDFRIMDAGSMVAAAQATAKTMTTLLTAIAAITLLVSGIGIMNVMFVTVAERTKEIGIAKAIGGQRSDILSQFLLESVILSTIGGIVGMIIGQAAIPIISYFNWIAVASSWTGPVIGFSFSVVVGVFFGFYPAWQASRLDPVDALRNE; via the coding sequence ATGAAATGGGAGATTGTCAAAATGGCTGCTGAGTCTCTGTTGGCCAAAAAAACGAGAACCCTTTTATCGATGTTGGGTATTATTATCGGCGTAGCTACCGTTATCGCTGTTTTCGCTGTTGGCCGCGGCGCTCAAGAATCAGTGAATTCGCAATTTCGTAATTTGAGTGCGAATTCAATTTTGATTATGCCTAATCGTGGCCGGGGTTTTACGAGCAGTTCTAAGTTAAAGACTGCTGATGCGGAATTACTTCTTGGCGCCGCTCACATTTCTTCAGCCGCTGGCGCTATTATGGGAAACCTAGGTGTTTCCTATGGTTCGGTGGATAAAAATTATAGCGTGGTCGGCGTTGATCAAAATTTTACTAAAATATTTAATCTAAATATCGACTCTGGCCGGACAATTTCTGAAGAAGATATTCAGAATCGTAGCCTGGTGGCCGTAATCGGCAGTACGGTGGCTAGCGATCTGTTTGTTAGCGATAATAACTTTACGGGCAAGGAAATAACTATTGCCGGTAAGAAGGTAGAAATAATCGGAGTCTTGAAAAAAATAGGCTCAAGAGTGGGGATGATTTCAGTTGATGAAGCGATAATCTTGCCCAGCGCTACCGCCGAGAAAAGTTTTTTAGGCGATCGGGGCCAGGTGATAATTAGTGCCCAGGTTGATAATCTTAGTAATACTGGGTTAGCCACTTCTAGTATTACTAGCTTATTAAGGACCGAACATAAACTTAAGATTAGCCAAGAAGATGATTTCCGCATCATGGATGCGGGTAGTATGGTGGCTGCGGCCCAGGCGACCGCTAAGACCATGACAACCTTATTAACAGCGATTGCGGCTATTACACTTTTAGTGTCTGGAATTGGAATCATGAATGTGATGTTTGTAACCGTTGCCGAAAGAACTAAGGAGATCGGTATCGCTAAAGCTATTGGCGGCCAGCGTTCGGATATTTTGAGTCAATTTCTTTTAGAGTCGGTTATTCTGTCAACGATTGGCGGCATTGTCGGGATGATTATCGGCCAGGCGGCGATTCCGATAATATCATATTTCAATTGGATTGCCGTGGCATCTTCTTGGACTGGGCCTGTCATCGGTTTTTCCTTTTCAGTCGTAGTTGGCGTTTTTTTTGGATTTTATCCAGCCTGGCAAGCTAGCCGCTTAGATCCGGTTGATGCTTTAAGAAATGAGTAA
- a CDS encoding DUF2178 domain-containing protein, which translates to MTLKTYNRIRLLIVVITAFIFSQSLVIRNFFIPIVVLGLSSLILFYLRKKVTELIADERDYQIGGKAALLAIQLTSWIGVIVMFVFYALGDRNPIYQPIAMTLAFSICILMLTYSIIFQYYNKRSPKDEKRD; encoded by the coding sequence ATGACCTTAAAAACATATAATAGAATACGGCTCCTAATCGTTGTCATTACCGCTTTTATATTCAGCCAATCTTTGGTGATCCGCAATTTTTTCATTCCGATCGTAGTTTTGGGGCTATCATCTCTTATACTTTTCTATCTCAGGAAAAAAGTGACCGAGCTGATAGCGGACGAGAGGGATTACCAAATCGGTGGCAAAGCGGCTTTGCTCGCAATCCAGTTAACTTCATGGATCGGGGTGATAGTCATGTTCGTTTTCTATGCTCTGGGCGATAGGAATCCTATTTATCAACCTATAGCTATGACATTAGCTTTCTCAATTTGTATTTTGATGCTTACTTATTCAATCATTTTCCAATATTATAATAAGCGCAGCCCTAAAGATGAAAAACGAGATTAA
- a CDS encoding helix-turn-helix transcriptional regulator → MKNEIKRFRTELGITQEELAEKVGVRRETIVFLEQGKYNPSLKLALSIARELKMPIEKLFSLS, encoded by the coding sequence ATGAAAAACGAGATTAAAAGATTTAGAACTGAGCTGGGGATTACTCAAGAGGAGTTGGCGGAGAAGGTCGGAGTAAGGCGGGAGACCATCGTTTTCTTAGAACAAGGTAAATATAATCCTTCTCTTAAACTGGCTCTGAGTATAGCTAGGGAATTGAAAATGCCGATTGAAAAGTTATTTTCTTTATCATAA
- a CDS encoding transporter substrate-binding domain-containing protein, producing MSFFQFKSQLPLSKQLGRAFLLLSVILALFILLLAANFIKPSSKGGQEGKANKTVFVASGHPELAPIVFRSGSEGLAGVGVDITKKIFDDLKSPLEFKYMGNWEEVLTKAKTGEVDVIVGIDQSKDAMEYLSFTSIPYAEVPVSLFVAKNKKSNYRGWDSLAGKKGVALIGNSFGPEFDDLIKSNKIDIKRASTSREALKLVADGQADYFINSLYAGQKTLAGDTSLAEKIKIIPENLTTQKIYIAISNQSPYADKLAEVSKALYEQKTEVNYLMNKYTYYYLKNDEAK from the coding sequence ATGTCATTTTTTCAATTTAAATCCCAGTTACCCCTAAGCAAGCAGTTAGGCCGCGCTTTTCTGTTGCTATCGGTAATCTTGGCACTTTTCATCCTTCTTCTGGCCGCCAATTTCATCAAGCCTTCTAGCAAAGGAGGGCAGGAGGGAAAAGCGAATAAAACCGTCTTTGTTGCTTCCGGCCATCCGGAGTTGGCTCCGATCGTTTTTCGGAGCGGGTCTGAGGGCTTAGCCGGTGTCGGCGTCGACATCACTAAAAAGATCTTTGATGATTTGAAATCACCACTAGAGTTCAAATACATGGGTAATTGGGAGGAGGTTCTGACTAAAGCCAAGACTGGAGAAGTAGACGTAATCGTCGGTATCGACCAGAGTAAAGACGCAATGGAGTATTTATCCTTTACTTCCATCCCCTATGCTGAAGTTCCGGTTTCTTTATTTGTCGCTAAAAACAAGAAGAGTAATTATAGGGGTTGGGATAGTCTTGCTGGCAAGAAAGGAGTGGCCCTTATCGGAAATAGTTTTGGCCCAGAATTCGATGACTTGATTAAATCTAATAAAATAGATATCAAAAGAGCCAGTACCTCTAGAGAGGCCTTAAAGCTGGTTGCTGATGGCCAAGCCGATTATTTTATCAATTCCTTGTATGCCGGCCAGAAGACTCTAGCCGGGGACACATCTTTAGCCGAGAAGATAAAAATTATTCCGGAGAACTTAACTACGCAAAAGATATATATCGCTATTTCTAACCAGTCTCCTTACGCCGATAAGCTAGCTGAAGTTTCTAAAGCTCTTTACGAGCAGAAGACCGAAGTTAATTACCTGATGAATAAGTATACTTATTATTACCTCAAGAATGATGAAGCTAAATAA
- a CDS encoding C39 family peptidase, producing MMKLNKLAVLISIISFVLAPTVLAAGVFAVSSVPFTSQAPLAEWRDQRQQDGCEEAVSLMAMWLVKSQAAPTKAEAKKQLLAISDFEKKKYGEYRDVALSDMITWIFKDYFKYEKVRLVKDLKLSDLKSELAAGHVLLLPMNGQRLKNPYFTAPGPERHMILVYGYDPAKKEFITNDPGTRRGAAYRYPEKILFDAIRAYPTGYHKAIKKLEKAMIVVELAKDK from the coding sequence ATGATGAAGCTAAATAAACTAGCCGTCTTAATTTCCATAATTTCGTTTGTCTTAGCACCGACTGTTTTGGCAGCCGGTGTTTTCGCAGTCAGTTCCGTTCCTTTTACATCCCAGGCGCCCTTAGCTGAATGGCGCGACCAAAGACAGCAAGATGGTTGCGAGGAGGCGGTGTCTTTAATGGCGATGTGGCTGGTTAAAAGCCAGGCCGCGCCAACTAAAGCTGAAGCCAAAAAGCAACTTTTAGCCATTTCCGACTTTGAGAAGAAAAAATATGGCGAATATCGTGATGTCGCCTTGTCGGATATGATCACCTGGATCTTTAAAGATTATTTCAAATACGAAAAGGTCCGTCTGGTCAAAGACCTTAAGCTTTCCGATCTTAAATCAGAACTGGCAGCCGGACACGTCTTACTTCTGCCCATGAACGGCCAGCGTTTGAAGAATCCGTATTTTACCGCTCCGGGTCCGGAAAGGCACATGATCCTTGTCTATGGCTATGATCCGGCCAAGAAGGAATTTATCACTAACGATCCTGGCACGCGGCGCGGCGCCGCCTATCGTTATCCGGAAAAAATCTTATTCGATGCCATCAGGGCCTATCCGACCGGTTATCATAAAGCCATCAAGAAGCTGGAGAAGGCAATGATCGTGGTTGAACTGGCCAAAGATAAATAG
- the thrS gene encoding threonine--tRNA ligase has protein sequence MSKDKKNQEFDLMTKRHSLAHILAYAVSELYPEAKLAIGPAIDNGFYYDIDFGDIKIGEAELKAIEKKMQHLAKQDLAFSRREEAIDQALTHTPKDDIYKRELISDLKDQGEKSVSFYALGKFEDLCRGPHVDSTKDIKAGSFKLHKLAGAYWRGDEKNKMLTRIYGLAFDSKEELDEYLRLLLEAEKRDHRRLGKELDLFHIDEMVGLGLPLWHPKGAKLWRIIEDFWYEAHEEAGYQLVRTPHIGHKNLWETSGHWGFYNDSMFPPLEVGQSLSDNQNQEKVKESENYLLKPMNCPFHVRIYKHSLHSYRDFPMRWAECGTVYRFEKKGELSGLTRVRGFTQDDAHIICRADQVEEELKRVVDFILFIYKSFGFKLEDAKVYLSVRDPQNTKYAGSEAGWSFTEQVLEKVAQDKKLNYSKDIGGAVFYGPKLDFKVKDALGREWQCSTLQFDFNLPERFDMQFTNNQGQDEAPYMLHRALFGSFERFIGLLIEHYAGAFPLWLSPTQIKLIPVGETHISYCQELAAELKQYGLRVEIDRNNETVGNKIRKASQEKDPYMLVIGDQEVASPQLQVRARGQQETESLDKAEFIKRLLAEIKEKK, from the coding sequence ATGAGTAAAGACAAAAAAAACCAGGAGTTCGACCTGATGACCAAACGGCATTCGCTAGCCCATATCCTAGCTTATGCGGTCAGCGAGCTCTACCCTGAAGCTAAATTAGCTATCGGTCCAGCGATCGATAATGGCTTCTATTATGACATCGACTTTGGTGATATCAAGATAGGCGAAGCTGAGCTGAAGGCAATAGAAAAGAAAATGCAGCACTTGGCTAAGCAGGATCTAGCTTTCAGCCGGCGAGAAGAGGCTATCGACCAAGCCCTTACCCATACCCCCAAAGATGATATCTATAAACGGGAGCTGATCAGCGACCTGAAGGATCAGGGCGAAAAGAGCGTCAGCTTCTACGCTTTAGGCAAATTCGAAGACCTGTGTCGCGGTCCCCATGTCGATTCCACCAAAGACATCAAGGCTGGCAGCTTTAAACTACACAAGCTAGCCGGTGCCTACTGGCGTGGAGATGAAAAAAATAAGATGCTAACCCGTATCTATGGCTTAGCTTTTGATAGCAAGGAAGAGTTAGATGAATATTTAAGACTGCTTTTAGAAGCAGAAAAAAGAGACCACCGGCGCTTAGGCAAGGAATTAGACCTATTCCATATTGATGAAATGGTCGGCTTGGGCTTGCCTCTCTGGCACCCCAAAGGAGCTAAATTATGGCGGATAATCGAAGACTTCTGGTATGAGGCTCACGAAGAGGCCGGCTATCAATTAGTCCGCACTCCTCATATCGGCCATAAGAACCTATGGGAGACGTCCGGACATTGGGGCTTCTATAACGACAGCATGTTCCCGCCCCTGGAGGTCGGCCAAAGCCTGAGCGATAACCAAAACCAGGAAAAGGTTAAAGAATCAGAAAATTATCTGCTCAAGCCCATGAATTGTCCCTTCCACGTCAGGATCTACAAACACTCCCTGCATTCATATCGGGATTTCCCGATGCGTTGGGCGGAGTGCGGCACCGTATATCGCTTTGAAAAAAAAGGCGAACTAAGCGGACTGACTAGGGTACGCGGCTTCACCCAGGATGATGCCCATATCATCTGTCGAGCCGACCAGGTAGAAGAAGAGTTAAAACGGGTCGTCGATTTCATCCTCTTTATTTATAAATCCTTCGGCTTCAAACTAGAAGATGCCAAAGTTTACTTGTCTGTCCGTGATCCCCAAAACACTAAATATGCAGGAAGCGAAGCCGGCTGGTCTTTTACGGAACAAGTCTTAGAAAAAGTCGCCCAAGACAAGAAATTAAATTATTCTAAAGACATCGGCGGCGCAGTCTTCTACGGGCCGAAGCTGGACTTCAAGGTAAAAGACGCCCTGGGACGCGAATGGCAATGTTCAACCCTGCAATTCGATTTCAACCTGCCCGAACGCTTTGACATGCAATTCACCAATAACCAAGGGCAAGATGAAGCCCCTTATATGCTGCACCGCGCCCTTTTCGGATCATTCGAAAGGTTTATCGGCTTATTAATCGAGCACTATGCCGGCGCCTTCCCTCTGTGGCTATCACCGACCCAGATCAAGCTGATACCAGTCGGCGAAACCCATATCAGCTACTGCCAAGAATTAGCGGCGGAGCTTAAACAATATGGCCTCAGGGTGGAAATCGACCGCAACAACGAGACAGTGGGTAATAAGATCAGGAAAGCTAGCCAGGAGAAAGACCCTTATATGCTGGTTATCGGAGACCAGGAAGTCGCTTCGCCCCAGCTCCAGGTGAGAGCGCGCGGCCAGCAAGAAACCGAGAGCTTAGACAAGGCTGAATTTATCAAGAGGCTGCTAGCGGAGATAAAGGAAAAGAAGTAA
- a CDS encoding ComF family protein yields the protein MDLLSKIRRSILDFLFPIECLACGRAKHYLCQDCLMKLNFLGRQSCLFCNRTSPAGQSCPDCQKHHALDGAFIAGNYQDPLLAELIKKFKFSGLKSLAEPLGAFLVAALSHNEGDWPEFLEKVIPRAIRHNPLKNFLASQPLLIPIPISAKRRAYRGYNQSELIASALLKDMPGLNYSDALKKIRHTPAQSSLQASRRFDNLEASFVWKGKSLTGLGVLLLDDIATTGTTLEEAAKTLKRAGALKVWGLALAKG from the coding sequence ATGGACTTATTATCTAAAATCCGCCGCTCGATCCTAGACTTTCTGTTTCCGATCGAATGCCTGGCCTGCGGCCGGGCTAAACATTACTTGTGTCAGGATTGCCTGATGAAGCTTAATTTCCTAGGCCGACAAAGCTGCTTGTTTTGTAATAGGACCAGTCCGGCTGGCCAAAGCTGCCCAGACTGCCAAAAACATCACGCTCTAGACGGCGCTTTTATAGCAGGTAATTATCAAGATCCACTCCTCGCCGAGCTGATTAAAAAATTTAAATTTTCTGGGCTGAAATCTTTAGCTGAACCGCTGGGCGCCTTCCTGGTGGCTGCCCTTTCTCATAACGAAGGAGACTGGCCTGAATTCCTGGAAAAAGTGATCCCCCGGGCTATACGGCATAATCCTCTAAAAAATTTCCTCGCTAGCCAACCTCTCTTGATCCCGATTCCAATCAGCGCTAAGCGCCGCGCCTACCGCGGCTATAATCAGAGCGAATTAATAGCCTCCGCCCTACTTAAAGACATGCCTGGTCTTAATTATAGCGATGCTTTAAAAAAAATCCGCCACACGCCAGCCCAATCAAGTCTGCAGGCTAGCCGCCGCTTCGACAATCTAGAAGCTAGTTTCGTCTGGAAGGGGAAAAGCCTGACAGGACTAGGAGTCTTATTGCTCGACGACATTGCTACGACCGGCACCACCCTGGAAGAAGCCGCTAAAACCTTAAAAAGAGCGGGAGCGCTTAAAGTCTGGGGTCTCGCCCTAGCCAAAGGCTAA